A window of the Bacillus sp. A301a_S52 genome harbors these coding sequences:
- the rplD gene encoding 50S ribosomal protein L4 → MPKVTLYNQAGSQVGDIELAENVFGIEPNESVLFEAVVMQQASQRQGTHYTKGRSDVRGGGRKPWRQKGTGRARHGSIRSPIWVGGGTTFGPKPRSYGYKLPKKQRRLALRSALSSKVNDENIRVVEGLSLEAPKTKEMKQILSGLTADTKTLVVTADYNDSVALSVRNLPGVKFVTAEGVNVLDLLNHEKLIITQDAVKQVEEVLA, encoded by the coding sequence ATGCCTAAAGTTACTTTATATAACCAAGCTGGCTCACAAGTAGGCGATATTGAACTTGCAGAGAACGTATTCGGTATTGAGCCTAATGAAAGTGTTCTATTCGAAGCCGTTGTTATGCAGCAAGCATCTCAACGCCAAGGAACTCATTACACTAAAGGCCGTTCAGACGTACGCGGCGGTGGACGCAAACCATGGCGCCAAAAAGGAACAGGTCGTGCTCGTCACGGATCTATTCGGTCACCAATCTGGGTAGGTGGTGGAACGACTTTCGGTCCTAAACCTCGCAGCTACGGATATAAATTACCTAAAAAGCAACGCAGACTTGCTTTAAGATCTGCTCTTTCTTCCAAAGTGAATGATGAAAATATTCGCGTTGTGGAAGGATTGAGCCTTGAAGCACCAAAAACAAAAGAAATGAAACAAATCCTATCTGGATTAACAGCAGATACAAAAACACTTGTTGTGACAGCTGATTACAATGACTCAGTTGCTCTATCTGTTCGTAACCTTCCAGGAGTAAAATTTGTAACAGCAGAAGGCGTGAATGTTCTTGATCTTCTTAATCATGAGAAGCTCATCATCACACAAGATGCTGTGAAACAAGTAGAGGAGGTGCTTGCATAA
- the rplC gene encoding 50S ribosomal protein L3, with protein sequence MAKGILGRKLGMTQIFSETGEALPVTVIQAEPNVVLQKKTVEGEGYEAIQLGFVDEKAHRQTKPAKGHADKANTAPKRFVKEFRELNVADYEIGQEVKVDTFAEGDTVDVTGTSKGKGFAGAIKRHNQSRGPMSHGSRYHRRPGSMGPVDPNHVRPGKLLPGRMGGEQVTIQNLEIVKVDTERNILLVKGNVPGAKKSYVTVKSAIKAD encoded by the coding sequence ATGGCCAAAGGAATCTTAGGAAGAAAATTAGGTATGACTCAAATTTTCTCTGAAACTGGAGAAGCTTTACCTGTAACGGTTATTCAGGCAGAACCGAACGTAGTGCTGCAAAAGAAAACGGTTGAAGGTGAAGGCTATGAAGCGATTCAGCTTGGTTTTGTAGATGAGAAAGCTCATCGTCAAACTAAGCCTGCGAAGGGTCATGCTGATAAAGCAAATACAGCCCCTAAGCGCTTCGTTAAAGAATTCCGCGAGTTAAATGTAGCGGATTATGAAATTGGTCAGGAAGTCAAAGTTGATACATTTGCAGAAGGAGATACGGTTGACGTAACTGGAACATCTAAAGGGAAAGGATTTGCTGGTGCTATTAAACGCCACAACCAATCTCGCGGACCGATGTCCCACGGTTCACGTTATCACCGTCGTCCAGGTTCTATGGGACCTGTTGACCCTAACCACGTTCGTCCAGGTAAGTTACTCCCGGGCCGTATGGGTGGAGAGCAAGTGACAATTCAAAATCTTGAAATCGTAAAAGTAGATACAGAGCGTAACATTCTTCTTGTAAAAGGTAATGTTCCTGGTGCGAAGAAAAGCTACGTGACTGTGAAATCAGCAATTAAAGCTGATTAA
- a CDS encoding 50S ribosomal protein L7ae-like protein, whose product MSYDKVAQAANKVVGTKQTLKALENEQVKELIVADDADRHVLTKVMVLAEDKGVAIHTVDSMKRLGKACGIDVNAAIVAIKK is encoded by the coding sequence ATGTCTTATGATAAAGTAGCCCAGGCAGCCAATAAAGTCGTCGGCACGAAGCAGACATTGAAGGCACTGGAAAATGAGCAGGTCAAAGAGCTGATTGTTGCAGACGACGCAGATCGTCATGTCTTAACAAAGGTGATGGTTCTGGCCGAAGACAAAGGAGTTGCCATTCACACGGTCGATTCTATGAAAAGGCTTGGAAAAGCCTGTGGTATCGATGTGAATGCAGCCATTGTAGCAATTAAAAAGTAA
- the rpsC gene encoding 30S ribosomal protein S3 has translation MGQKVNPNGLRVGIIRDWESKWYADKDYADLLHEDIKIREYLEKRLIEASVSTIEIERAANRVNVTIFTAKPGMVIGKGGSEVEALRKALNQLTGKRVHININEIKKPDLDGKLVAENIARQLENRISFRRAMKQTIQRTMRSGALGIRTEVSGRLGGADIARSESYSEGTVPLHTLRADIDYGTAEADTTYGKLGVKVWIYKGEVLPTKGTKEEEGGK, from the coding sequence GTGGGTCAAAAAGTAAATCCTAATGGACTTCGTGTCGGTATTATTCGCGACTGGGAGTCAAAATGGTACGCTGATAAAGATTACGCTGACCTACTTCACGAAGACATTAAAATTCGTGAGTACTTGGAAAAGCGTCTTATTGAAGCTTCTGTATCCACAATTGAAATCGAGCGTGCGGCAAACCGCGTAAACGTAACGATTTTCACTGCGAAGCCAGGAATGGTTATCGGTAAAGGTGGATCTGAAGTTGAAGCATTACGTAAAGCACTTAATCAATTAACAGGTAAACGAGTACACATTAACATCAACGAGATTAAAAAGCCTGACTTAGATGGCAAACTTGTTGCTGAAAATATTGCTCGTCAACTTGAGAATCGTATTTCATTCCGTCGTGCGATGAAACAAACAATTCAACGTACGATGCGTTCAGGTGCGCTAGGGATTAGAACAGAAGTTTCTGGTCGACTTGGCGGTGCCGATATTGCTCGTTCTGAATCATATAGTGAAGGAACTGTTCCATTACACACATTGAGAGCGGATATTGACTACGGAACTGCAGAAGCAGATACAACGTACGGTAAGCTCGGTGTGAAAGTATGGATCTACAAAGGTGAAGTCCTTCCAACGAAAGGAACGAAGGAAGAGGAAGGAGGAAAATAA
- the fusA gene encoding elongation factor G, translated as MAREFSLEKTRNIGIMAHIDAGKTTATERILFYTGRIHKIGETHDGGSQMDWMEQEQERGITITSAATTAQWKDHRINIIDTPGHVDFTVEVERSLRVLDGAVAVLDAQSGVEPQTETVWRQATTYGVPRIVFVNKMDKIGADFVYSLGTLSDRLGANAAAIQLPIGAEDEFEGIIDLVNMEAYVYLDDLGTRSEAREIPEEYKAQAEEFREKLVEAVSELDEELMMKYLEGEEITTDELKAAIRKGTCSVEFYPVLCGSAFKNKGVQLLLDAVVDYLPAPTDVADIEGHIPDTEEKVVRKSGDDQPFAALAFKVATDPYVGKLTFFRVYSGKVDAGSYVRNSSKGKRERMGRILQMHANHREEIPTCYSGDIAAGVGLKDTTTGDTLCDEKNLVILESMEFPEPVISLSVEPKSKADQDKMGMALAKLAEEDPTFKTHTDEETGQTIIAGMGELHLDIIVDRMKREFKVEANVGAPQVSYRETLRQAAKCEGKFVRQSGGRGQYGHVWIEFSPNEEGAGFEFEDNVVGGVVPREYIGSVEQGVKESLDNGLLAGYPLIDVKARLYDGSYHDVDSNEMAFKVAASMALKEAKNKCNPVLLEPIMKVEVVVPEEYMGDIMGDITSRRGRVEGMDARGNAQIVRAMVPLAEMFGYATSLRSNTQGRGQYTMHFDHYEEVPKSVGEEIIKKSSGR; from the coding sequence ATGGCAAGAGAGTTCTCCTTAGAAAAGACGCGTAATATCGGGATTATGGCTCACATTGATGCCGGTAAAACGACTGCAACTGAGCGTATTCTTTTCTATACAGGCCGTATTCACAAGATTGGTGAAACTCATGACGGCGGTTCACAGATGGACTGGATGGAACAGGAGCAGGAGCGCGGAATTACAATTACATCCGCTGCAACGACTGCACAATGGAAAGACCATCGTATTAACATTATCGATACTCCGGGGCACGTGGACTTCACTGTTGAAGTTGAACGTTCACTTCGCGTATTGGATGGTGCTGTTGCGGTTCTTGATGCTCAATCTGGTGTTGAACCACAAACAGAAACAGTTTGGCGCCAAGCAACGACTTATGGTGTACCTCGTATCGTCTTTGTCAACAAGATGGATAAAATCGGTGCTGACTTCGTCTACTCACTCGGAACACTTTCTGACCGTTTAGGCGCAAATGCTGCGGCGATTCAATTACCTATCGGAGCAGAAGATGAGTTTGAAGGGATCATTGACTTAGTTAATATGGAAGCATATGTCTACCTCGATGACCTTGGAACACGTAGTGAAGCTCGTGAAATTCCGGAAGAATACAAAGCTCAAGCGGAAGAATTCCGTGAAAAGCTTGTTGAAGCCGTTTCAGAACTTGATGAAGAACTGATGATGAAGTACTTAGAAGGTGAAGAAATCACAACAGACGAATTGAAAGCAGCTATCCGTAAAGGAACATGTTCTGTAGAATTCTATCCTGTACTTTGTGGTTCAGCCTTTAAAAATAAAGGTGTTCAATTACTGCTTGATGCAGTTGTAGATTACCTTCCTGCACCAACAGATGTGGCTGATATTGAAGGTCATATTCCTGATACAGAAGAAAAAGTTGTCCGTAAATCTGGAGACGATCAACCGTTTGCAGCTTTAGCATTTAAGGTTGCTACTGACCCATATGTAGGTAAACTTACATTCTTCCGTGTTTATTCAGGTAAAGTTGATGCAGGTTCTTATGTGCGTAATTCTTCTAAAGGTAAACGTGAACGTATGGGACGTATCCTGCAAATGCACGCCAATCACAGAGAAGAAATTCCAACATGTTACTCCGGTGACATCGCGGCTGGTGTGGGTCTGAAAGATACGACAACAGGAGATACACTTTGTGATGAGAAAAACCTTGTTATTCTCGAATCAATGGAATTCCCTGAACCCGTTATCTCGTTATCTGTAGAGCCTAAATCAAAAGCTGACCAAGATAAAATGGGTATGGCTCTTGCTAAGCTCGCTGAAGAAGATCCGACATTCAAGACACATACTGATGAAGAAACAGGACAAACGATCATTGCAGGTATGGGTGAGCTTCACCTTGATATTATCGTTGATCGAATGAAACGTGAATTTAAAGTTGAAGCTAATGTCGGTGCTCCACAAGTTTCCTATCGTGAAACACTTCGTCAAGCGGCTAAGTGTGAAGGGAAATTTGTTCGACAATCTGGTGGACGTGGTCAATATGGTCACGTATGGATTGAATTCTCACCAAATGAAGAAGGAGCAGGCTTTGAATTTGAAGATAATGTTGTCGGTGGGGTTGTTCCACGTGAATACATCGGTTCAGTAGAACAAGGTGTAAAAGAATCACTTGATAACGGCCTCTTAGCTGGATATCCACTTATCGATGTTAAAGCCCGTCTATACGATGGTTCTTACCACGATGTGGATTCAAACGAGATGGCATTTAAAGTAGCTGCTTCAATGGCGCTTAAAGAAGCTAAAAACAAATGTAACCCGGTTCTTCTTGAGCCAATCATGAAAGTGGAAGTCGTCGTTCCGGAAGAGTACATGGGAGACATTATGGGAGACATCACTTCCCGTCGTGGCCGTGTAGAAGGAATGGACGCTCGAGGAAATGCTCAAATTGTCCGTGCGATGGTTCCACTTGCAGAGATGTTTGGATATGCCACGTCTTTACGTTCTAATACACAAGGGCGCGGTCAATATACAATGCATTTTGACCACTATGAAGAAGTTCCGAAAAGTGTCGGTGAAGAGATCATTAAGAAATCTTCAGGCCGATAA
- the rpsJ gene encoding 30S ribosomal protein S10, translating to MAKQKIRIRLKAYDHRILDQSAEKIVETAKRSGASVSGPIPLPTEKSIYTILRAVHKYKDSREQFEMRTHKRLIDIVDPTPQTVDALMRLDLPSGVDIEIKL from the coding sequence ATGGCAAAACAGAAAATTCGCATTCGTTTGAAAGCATATGATCACAGAATTTTAGATCAATCTGCAGAGAAGATTGTAGAAACGGCTAAACGTTCCGGTGCTAGCGTATCAGGACCAATTCCGCTTCCTACAGAAAAATCTATCTACACGATTCTTCGTGCGGTTCATAAGTACAAAGACTCTCGTGAACAGTTCGAAATGCGAACTCATAAGCGTCTAATTGACATCGTAGACCCGACACCACAAACTGTCGATGCACTCATGCGATTAGATCTGCCATCAGGCGTTGACATTGAAATTAAACTATAA
- the rplW gene encoding 50S ribosomal protein L23: MADVRDIIKRPIITEKTADLMVDKKYTFEVDPRATRTQVKLAVEEIFGVTVVNVNTMNYKGKFKRFGRHSGYTRKRKKAIVQLSADSKELEFFEGA; encoded by the coding sequence ATGGCAGACGTAAGAGATATTATTAAGCGCCCCATAATCACTGAAAAAACAGCTGATCTAATGGTAGATAAGAAGTACACGTTTGAGGTTGACCCTCGTGCGACTAGAACACAAGTTAAGTTAGCTGTAGAAGAAATTTTCGGTGTGACAGTAGTGAACGTAAATACAATGAACTACAAAGGTAAATTTAAGCGTTTCGGACGTCATTCAGGCTATACCCGCAAGCGCAAAAAAGCCATTGTACAACTTTCTGCGGACAGCAAAGAACTAGAATTCTTTGAAGGTGCGTAA
- the rplB gene encoding 50S ribosomal protein L2, producing the protein MAIKKYKPTTNGRRGMTTLDFQDLTTDKPEKSLLAPLTKRGGRNNQGRLTVRHQGGGHKRQYRIIDFKRDKDGIPGRVATIEYDPNRSANIALINYADGEKRYIIAPKNLTVGMEVMSGKDADIKIGNALQLRDIPVGTVIHNIELRPGKGAQLVRSAGAEAQVLGKEGDYVLVRLRSGETRLILSTCRASIGQVGNVEHELVKIGKAGRSRWMGKRPTVRGSVMNPVDHPHGGGEGRAPIGRKSPMSPWGKPTLGYKTRKKNKDTDKYIVRRRKK; encoded by the coding sequence ATGGCAATTAAAAAGTATAAACCAACCACAAACGGTCGCCGTGGTATGACAACATTGGATTTCCAGGATCTTACGACTGATAAGCCTGAAAAATCCTTACTTGCGCCACTTACTAAGCGTGGAGGCCGTAACAACCAAGGTCGTTTAACTGTACGCCACCAAGGTGGTGGACATAAACGCCAATATCGAATTATTGACTTTAAGCGTGATAAAGATGGAATTCCAGGACGCGTTGCTACGATCGAATATGATCCAAACCGTTCTGCGAATATTGCACTTATTAACTACGCTGATGGAGAGAAGCGCTACATTATCGCTCCTAAAAACTTAACAGTAGGTATGGAAGTTATGTCTGGTAAAGATGCAGATATCAAAATCGGTAATGCATTACAGCTAAGAGATATTCCAGTCGGTACTGTTATTCACAATATCGAGCTTCGTCCAGGAAAAGGAGCACAGCTTGTACGTTCAGCTGGAGCTGAAGCACAAGTTTTAGGTAAAGAAGGAGACTACGTTCTTGTACGACTTCGTTCAGGAGAAACACGTTTAATCCTTTCTACTTGTCGTGCATCAATCGGTCAAGTCGGTAACGTTGAACACGAGCTTGTTAAAATCGGTAAAGCTGGTCGTTCACGTTGGATGGGTAAGCGTCCAACGGTTCGTGGTTCTGTTATGAACCCAGTAGATCACCCTCACGGTGGTGGTGAAGGGCGTGCTCCAATTGGTCGTAAATCACCAATGTCTCCATGGGGTAAGCCAACTCTTGGTTACAAAACGCGTAAGAAAAACAAAGACACGGATAAGTACATTGTACGTCGTCGTAAAAAATAA
- the rplN gene encoding 50S ribosomal protein L14 has product MIQQETRLKVADNSGAREVLCIKVLGGSGRKVANIGDVIVCSVKQATPGGVVKKGEVVRAVIVRTKSGARRADGTYIKFDENAAVIVRDDKSPRGTRIFGPVARELRENQFMKIVSLAPEVL; this is encoded by the coding sequence ATGATTCAACAAGAAACCAGATTGAAAGTTGCAGATAACTCAGGAGCACGTGAAGTGCTTTGTATTAAAGTCCTTGGTGGATCCGGCCGAAAAGTAGCTAACATTGGTGATGTCATCGTTTGTTCTGTCAAACAAGCAACACCTGGTGGCGTTGTCAAGAAAGGTGAAGTGGTGCGAGCTGTTATCGTGCGTACGAAAAGTGGTGCGCGTCGCGCAGACGGTACTTACATCAAATTTGACGAAAACGCTGCGGTTATTGTTCGGGACGATAAAAGCCCACGAGGAACTCGTATCTTCGGACCAGTTGCACGTGAATTACGTGAAAACCAATTTATGAAGATCGTTTCTTTAGCTCCTGAAGTACTTTAA
- the rplV gene encoding 50S ribosomal protein L22 yields MEAKAVAKQVRIAPRKVRLVADLIRGKEIGEAISILRHTPKKASPVIEKLLNSAIANAEHNYEMEPDNLVVSQAYVDEGVTLKRFRPRAMGRASRINKRTSHITVVLTEKKEG; encoded by the coding sequence ATGGAAGCAAAAGCAGTTGCAAAACAAGTGCGTATTGCTCCTCGCAAAGTTCGCTTAGTTGCTGACTTGATTCGTGGCAAAGAAATTGGTGAAGCGATCTCTATTTTGCGTCACACACCAAAGAAAGCATCTCCAGTTATTGAGAAGCTTCTAAACTCAGCCATTGCGAATGCAGAGCATAACTATGAAATGGAACCTGACAATTTAGTTGTCAGCCAAGCATACGTAGACGAAGGTGTTACACTAAAGCGATTCCGCCCACGTGCAATGGGGCGTGCGAGCCGAATTAACAAACGTACGAGCCATATTACGGTCGTTCTAACAGAAAAGAAGGAGGGATAA
- the rplX gene encoding 50S ribosomal protein L24 produces the protein MHVKQGDNVKIISGKDKGKEGKILEAYPSKQRVLVEGVNMIKKHAKPSQANPQGGILNQEAPIHVSNVMPIDPKTGEPTRVGYKEVDGKKVRIAKKSGESLDK, from the coding sequence TTGCATGTCAAACAAGGAGATAACGTGAAAATTATTTCTGGGAAAGACAAAGGCAAAGAAGGTAAAATCCTTGAAGCATACCCAAGTAAGCAACGTGTGCTCGTGGAAGGCGTCAACATGATTAAAAAACACGCTAAGCCATCCCAAGCGAATCCGCAAGGCGGAATTCTGAATCAAGAAGCTCCTATTCACGTATCTAACGTGATGCCTATTGATCCAAAAACGGGTGAGCCAACACGTGTAGGTTATAAAGAAGTAGACGGAAAAAAAGTACGTATTGCTAAAAAATCTGGCGAATCACTTGATAAGTAA
- the tuf gene encoding elongation factor Tu, whose amino-acid sequence MAKEKFDRSKTHANIGTIGHVDHGKTTLTAAISHVLHKKSGKGTAMAYDQIDGAPEERERGITISTAHIEYETDARHYAHVDCPGHADYVKNMITGAAQMDGAILVVSAADGPMPQTREHILLSRNVGVPSIVVFLNKTDQVDDEELLELVEMEVRDLLSEYDFPGDDIPVVKGSALKALEGDADHEQAILDLMQQVDDYIPTPERDKDKPFMMPVEDVFSITGRGTVATGRVERGQLNVGDEVEVIGLEEESKKTTVTGVEMFRKLLDYAEAGDNIGALLRGVAREDINRGQVLAKPGTITPHTKFKSEVYVLSKEEGGRHTPFFSNYRPQFYFRTTDVTGVINLPEGVEMVMPGDNIEMVVELISPIAIEEGTRFSIREGGRTVGSGVVSTITE is encoded by the coding sequence ATGGCAAAAGAAAAATTTGATCGTTCCAAAACACATGCCAATATTGGCACAATTGGACACGTTGACCACGGTAAAACAACTTTAACAGCGGCTATCTCTCACGTACTTCACAAGAAGTCTGGTAAAGGTACTGCAATGGCTTATGACCAAATTGATGGTGCTCCAGAAGAGCGTGAGCGTGGAATCACTATCTCCACAGCGCACATCGAGTATGAAACTGATGCTCGTCACTATGCACACGTTGACTGCCCAGGACACGCTGACTATGTTAAAAACATGATCACGGGTGCTGCACAAATGGACGGAGCTATCTTAGTAGTATCTGCTGCTGATGGCCCAATGCCACAAACTCGTGAGCACATCCTTTTATCTCGTAACGTTGGTGTACCATCAATCGTGGTATTCTTAAACAAAACTGACCAAGTTGACGATGAAGAGCTACTTGAACTAGTTGAAATGGAAGTTCGTGACCTTCTTTCTGAGTATGATTTCCCAGGTGACGACATTCCGGTTGTTAAAGGTTCTGCTCTTAAAGCTCTTGAAGGTGATGCTGATCACGAGCAAGCGATCCTTGACCTTATGCAACAAGTAGATGACTACATCCCAACACCAGAGCGTGACAAAGATAAGCCATTCATGATGCCTGTTGAGGACGTATTCTCAATCACAGGTCGTGGTACTGTTGCAACTGGCCGTGTTGAGCGTGGACAGCTTAACGTTGGTGACGAAGTTGAAGTCATCGGTCTTGAAGAAGAGTCTAAGAAAACAACTGTTACAGGAGTAGAAATGTTCCGTAAGCTTCTTGATTATGCAGAAGCTGGTGATAACATTGGTGCCCTTCTACGTGGTGTTGCTCGTGAAGACATCAACCGTGGACAAGTGCTTGCTAAGCCAGGTACGATCACGCCACACACTAAGTTTAAATCTGAAGTATACGTTCTATCTAAAGAAGAAGGTGGACGTCACACGCCATTCTTCTCTAACTACCGTCCGCAGTTCTACTTCCGTACAACTGACGTAACTGGTGTCATCAACCTTCCAGAAGGTGTTGAAATGGTTATGCCTGGAGACAACATTGAAATGGTTGTTGAACTTATCTCACCAATCGCGATTGAAGAAGGAACTCGTTTCTCAATCCGTGAAGGTGGACGTACAGTTGGATCAGGTGTTGTTTCAACAATTACTGAGTAA
- the rpsL gene encoding 30S ribosomal protein S12: MPTINQLVRKGRQSKGQKSDSPALNKGYNSFKKVQTDEDSPQKRGVCTRVGTMTPKKPNSALRKYARVRLTNQIEVTAYIPGIGHNLQEHSVVLIRGGRVKDLPGVRYHIVRGALDTAGVENRMQGRSKYGTKKPKK; the protein is encoded by the coding sequence ATGCCTACAATTAACCAATTAGTGCGTAAGGGTCGTCAATCAAAAGGTCAAAAATCCGACTCTCCAGCTTTGAATAAAGGTTATAACAGCTTTAAAAAAGTGCAAACAGATGAAGACTCTCCACAAAAACGTGGTGTTTGTACGCGTGTAGGTACGATGACACCGAAGAAGCCGAACTCAGCGCTTCGTAAATATGCTCGTGTGCGATTGACTAACCAAATCGAGGTCACAGCATATATTCCAGGAATCGGACACAACCTTCAAGAACACAGCGTTGTTCTTATCCGTGGTGGACGAGTAAAGGATTTACCGGGGGTACGTTACCACATCGTGCGTGGCGCCCTTGATACAGCGGGTGTTGAAAACCGTATGCAAGGCCGTTCTAAGTATGGAACTAAGAAGCCTAAAAAATAA
- the rpsG gene encoding 30S ribosomal protein S7 produces the protein MPRKGPVPRRDVLADPIYHSKLVTRLINRIMVDGKRGKAQTILYKAFDLVRERSGNDPQEVFEQALKNIMPVLEVKARRVGGANYQVPIEVKPERRTTLGLRWLVSYARLRGEKTMEERLANEILDAANNTGAAVKKREDTHKMAEANKAFAHYRW, from the coding sequence ATGCCTCGTAAAGGACCTGTACCTCGTAGAGACGTACTTGCTGACCCAATTTACCATTCTAAACTAGTAACACGTTTAATTAACCGCATCATGGTTGATGGAAAAAGAGGTAAAGCACAAACTATTCTTTATAAAGCATTTGATCTTGTCCGTGAACGCAGCGGTAATGACCCGCAAGAAGTTTTCGAACAAGCTTTGAAAAATATTATGCCAGTACTTGAAGTTAAAGCACGCCGTGTAGGGGGGGCTAACTATCAAGTGCCTATCGAAGTAAAACCTGAGCGTCGTACTACGCTTGGCCTTCGTTGGCTCGTAAGCTATGCTCGTCTTCGTGGTGAAAAAACGATGGAAGAGCGTTTAGCTAACGAAATTTTAGATGCTGCGAATAACACTGGCGCGGCTGTTAAGAAGCGTGAAGATACGCATAAGATGGCTGAAGCCAACAAAGCGTTCGCACACTACCGCTGGTAA
- the rpmC gene encoding 50S ribosomal protein L29: MKANEIRNLTTAEIEQKSKSLKEELFNLRFQLATGQLDNPARIREVKKAIARAKTVLRERELGITNE; encoded by the coding sequence ATGAAAGCTAATGAGATCAGAAACCTTACCACTGCAGAAATCGAACAAAAGTCTAAGTCTTTAAAAGAAGAGCTTTTCAACCTTCGCTTTCAGCTTGCAACTGGACAGTTAGATAACCCAGCGCGCATTCGTGAAGTTAAAAAAGCCATTGCCCGTGCAAAAACAGTTTTACGTGAACGAGAACTCGGAATCACTAACGAATAG
- the rplP gene encoding 50S ribosomal protein L16, which yields MLMPKRVKFRREHRGKMRGRAKGGTEVSFGEYGLQALEASWITNRQIESARIAMTRYMKRGGKVWIKIFPDKPYTAKPLEVRMGSGKGAPEGWVAVVKPGKILFEIAGVSEEVAREALRLASHKLPIKTKFVKREEVGGDGNES from the coding sequence ATGCTAATGCCTAAACGTGTAAAATTCCGTCGTGAACACCGTGGTAAAATGCGCGGACGTGCGAAAGGCGGAACAGAAGTCTCTTTCGGTGAATATGGTTTACAAGCACTTGAAGCATCTTGGATCACAAACCGACAAATCGAATCTGCACGTATTGCCATGACTCGTTATATGAAACGTGGCGGTAAAGTATGGATTAAAATTTTCCCAGATAAGCCATATACGGCTAAACCTTTAGAAGTTCGAATGGGTTCCGGTAAAGGGGCACCTGAAGGATGGGTAGCTGTTGTTAAGCCAGGGAAAATATTATTTGAAATAGCGGGAGTATCTGAGGAAGTGGCTCGCGAAGCGCTACGTCTTGCTTCTCATAAACTACCGATCAAAACGAAATTTGTAAAACGAGAAGAAGTGGGTGGTGACGGAAATGAAAGCTAA
- the rpsS gene encoding 30S ribosomal protein S19, which yields MGRSLKKGPFVDDHLMKKVEAMDTDNKRVIKTWSRRSTIFPQFIGHTIAVYDGRKHVPVYISEDMVGHKLGEFAPTRTYKGHASDDKKTRR from the coding sequence ATGGGTCGCAGCTTGAAAAAAGGACCTTTTGTCGATGATCATTTGATGAAGAAAGTAGAAGCAATGGACACTGACAACAAACGGGTTATTAAAACTTGGTCCCGTCGTTCCACAATTTTTCCACAATTTATTGGACACACAATCGCGGTATATGATGGACGTAAACATGTGCCCGTTTATATTTCAGAAGATATGGTTGGACATAAGCTAGGTGAATTTGCACCAACAAGGACTTACAAAGGCCATGCTTCAGACGACAAGAAAACACGACGCTAA
- the rpsQ gene encoding 30S ribosomal protein S17: MEERNNRKSYVGRVTSDKMDKTITVVVETYKKAPLYGKRVKYSKKFKAHDENNSAKAGDIVRIMETKPLSKDKRFRLVEIVEEAVIV, from the coding sequence ATGGAAGAACGTAACAACCGTAAGAGTTATGTCGGCCGTGTCACTTCTGATAAAATGGATAAAACCATTACTGTCGTAGTTGAGACTTATAAAAAGGCGCCACTCTATGGAAAACGTGTTAAATACTCTAAAAAGTTTAAAGCACATGATGAAAATAACTCAGCAAAAGCAGGCGATATCGTCCGTATCATGGAAACAAAGCCGTTATCCAAAGATAAGCGTTTCCGCCTTGTAGAGATTGTTGAGGAAGCTGTCATCGTTTAA